A portion of the Oncorhynchus gorbuscha isolate QuinsamMale2020 ecotype Even-year linkage group LG19, OgorEven_v1.0, whole genome shotgun sequence genome contains these proteins:
- the LOC124005446 gene encoding bromodomain-containing protein 2-like isoform X7, whose translation METAVNPPLDSSLGVVGLSGGGMEHHASGQGKRMRKPSLLYEGFESPQLPYAPPPPPVQPPVRDPGRQGCMTNQLQFLQKAMIKSLWRHHFAWPFHEPVDAFRLNLPDYHKIIKQPMDMGTIKKRLENNYYRSASECMQDFNTMFTNCYIYNKPTDDIVLMAQSLEKVFLQKVAQMPQEEIELPPPAPRGKPGKPGKGGRKSNASKAHQVPAVSQSAYSSSDTGDSDTPPLTMLPKSLPPTQLLSLPPTLPTAKKKGVKRKADTTTPSNMMTMPLAVGGGRMVGLGKGGHGQGLSHDPSTLSLTSLGDMDPPPSLVRGPMGPGGPVLLQPMMAGGGKTLARRGGSGRPIKPPKKDLPDSVQPKAPRRAKLSQQLRYCSSVLKDLLSKKHAAYAWPFYKPVDASALGLHDYHDIIKCPMDLSNIKRRMDSREYRDSQQFSADVRLMFSNCYKYNPPDHDVVGMARKLQDVFEFRFAKMPDEPLQQAPPKSRGMGGGMGTHAHGGGDSSSSSSSSSSSSSSESEPSSESESSSDSEEERAHRLAELQDQLRAVHEQLAALSQGPIVKNKKKREKKDKKEKKKKKKPEKRSRGRPSTAVGCEDWEMPTIKPVRTPKSKSSSRSSAPASSQGKRGPGKKGSKNTKKSQASTMPYYAPPAFSMLPHYDSEEEEETTPMSYDEKRQLSLDINKLPGEKLGRVVHIIQSREPSLRDTNPEEIEIDFETLKPSTLRELERYVMSCLRKKPRKPYVKKGGPGKSREELALEKKSELERRLQDVSGQLNSGKKPQKPKAEKLSGVEPHAQPSRLSGSSSSSDSSSSSSSSSSDTSESDSG comes from the exons ATGGAAACGGCCGTTAACCCGCCCCTTGACAG CTCTCTGGGAGTGGTGGGGCTGTCTGGCGGCGGGATGGAGCACCATGCCTCGGGCCAAGGCAAGCGCATGCGGAAGCCCTCGCTGCTGTATGAAGGCTTTGAGAGCCCTCAGCTACCGTACGCGCCGCCCCCTCCCCCGGTCCAGCCCCCCGTCAGGGACCCCGGCCGGCAGGGCTGCATGACCAACCAGCTGCAGTTCCTCCAGAAGGCTATGATCAAGTCCCTGTGGAGGCACCATTTTGCCTGGCCATTCCATGAGCCAGTGGATGCCTTCAGACTCAACCTCCCA GATTATCACAAGATCATCAAGCAGCCCATGGACATGGGAACCATCAAGAAGCGGCTGGAGAACAACTACTATCGCAGCGCCAGTGAGTGCATGCAGGACTTCAACACCATGTTCACCAACTGCTACATCTACAACAAG cccACAGATGACATAGTGCTGATGGCCCAGTCCCTGGAGAAGGTGTTCCTGCAGAAGGTGGCCCAGATGCCCCAGGAGGAGATTGAGCTGCCCCCTCCTGCCCCCAGGGGCAAACCGGGCAAGCCTGGCAAAGGAGGCCGCAAATCCAACG CGTCAAAAGCTCACCAGGTCCCTGCAGTGTCCCAGTCAGCATACTCCTCCTCTGACACGGGTGACTCAGACACCCCCCCTCTGACCATGCTGCCCAAGAGTCTGCCCCCCACACAGCTGCTGAGCCTGCCCCCCACACTGCCCACCGCTAAG AAGAAGGGAGTGAAGCGGAAGGCGGACACCACCACTCCCTCCAACATGATGACCATGCCCCTGGCTGTAGGAGGGGGTCGGATGGTGGGCCTGGGGAAAGGAGGCCACGGGCAAGGCCTGAGCCAtgacccctccaccctctccctcacctccctggGGGACATGGACCCCCCTCCCAGCCTGGTTAGAGGACCCATGGGCCCAGGGGGTCCCGTTCTGCTCCAGCCCATGATGGCTGGAGGCGGGAAGACCCTGGCTCGGCGCGGTGGCAGTGGACGCCCCATCAAGCCCCCCAAGAAAGACCTGCCGGACTCTGTGCAGCCAAAGGCGCCACGGCGGGCCAAGCTGAGTCAACAGCTGCGTTACTGTAGCAGCGTGCTGAAGGATCTGCTGTCCAAGAAACACGCGGCCTACGCCTGGCCCTTCTACAAGCCCGTGGACGCCTCGGCCCTGGGCCTGCACGACTACCACGACATCATCAAGTGCCCCATGGACCTCAGCAACATCAAG AGGAGGATGGACAGTCGGGAGTACAGGGATTCGCAGCAGTTTTCCGCTGACGTCCGACTCATGTTCTCCAACTGCTACAAATACAACCCCCCCGACCATGACGTAGTGGGCATGGCCCGCAAGCTGCAG GACGTGTTCGAGTTCCGCTTTGCCAAGATGCCCGACGAGCCCCTCCAGCAGGCTCCTCCCAAGTCCCGAGGCATGGGCGGTGGCATGGGCACTCACGCTCACGGCGGCGGTGACTCCTCGTcttcgtcgtcatcgtcgtcctcctcctcctcgtcggAGAGCGAGCccagcagcgagagcgagagcAGCTCTGACAGCGAGGAGGAGCGAGCACACCGCCTGGCCGAGTTACAGGACCAG CTCCGAGCCGTACACGAGCAGTTGGCAGCCCTCTCCCAGGGCCCAATTGTcaagaacaagaagaagagagagaagaaagacaagaaggagaaaaagaagaagaagaagccggAGAAGCGAAGCCGAGGACGGCCCAGCACGGCGGTAGGCTGTGAGGACTGGGAGATGCCGACGATAAAGCCGGTGAGGACTCCGAAGAGTAAATCCAGTAGCAGGAGCTCAGCTCCCGCCTCCTCACAGGGCAAGAGAGGCCCTGGCAAGAAGGGCAGCAA AAACACCAAGAAGTCCCAGGCTTCTACCATGCCCTACTACGCCCCGCCGGCATTCTCCATGCTGCCCCACTATGActccgaggaggaggaggagacgactcCCATGTCATACGACGAGAAGCGCCAGCTGAGCCTGGACATCAACAAGCTGCCCGGCGAAAAGCTGGGCCGTGTTGTCCACATCATCCAGTCCCGCGAGCCCTCGCTGCGCGACACCAACCCCGAGGAGATCGAGATCGACTTTGAGACGCTCAAGCCGTCAACGCTGCGCGAGCTGGAGCGCTACGTCATGTCGTGCCTGAGGAAGAAGCCCCGTAAGCCCTATG TGAAGAAAGGGGGCCCCGGCAAGTCCAGAGAGGAACTGGCCCTGGAGAAGAAGAGTGAGCTGGAGAGGAGGCTGCAGGATGTCAGCGGACAGCTCAACTCTGGCAAGAAACCCCAGAAACCCAAGG CGGAGAAGCTCAGTGGCGTGGAGCCTCACGCCCAGCCCTCCCGCCTCAGCGGCAGCAGCTCCAGCTCggactcttcctcctcctcgtcatcctcctcctctgacaCCAGTGAATCAGACTCTGGTTGA
- the LOC124005446 gene encoding bromodomain-containing protein 2-like isoform X6: METAVNPPLDSSSLGVVGLSGGGMEHHASGQGKRMRKPSLLYEGFESPQLPYAPPPPPVQPPVRDPGRQGCMTNQLQFLQKAMIKSLWRHHFAWPFHEPVDAFRLNLPDYHKIIKQPMDMGTIKKRLENNYYRSASECMQDFNTMFTNCYIYNKPTDDIVLMAQSLEKVFLQKVAQMPQEEIELPPPAPRGKPGKPGKGGRKSNASKAHQVPAVSQSAYSSSDTGDSDTPPLTMLPKSLPPTQLLSLPPTLPTAKKKGVKRKADTTTPSNMMTMPLAVGGGRMVGLGKGGHGQGLSHDPSTLSLTSLGDMDPPPSLVRGPMGPGGPVLLQPMMAGGGKTLARRGGSGRPIKPPKKDLPDSVQPKAPRRAKLSQQLRYCSSVLKDLLSKKHAAYAWPFYKPVDASALGLHDYHDIIKCPMDLSNIKRRMDSREYRDSQQFSADVRLMFSNCYKYNPPDHDVVGMARKLQDVFEFRFAKMPDEPLQQAPPKSRGMGGGMGTHAHGGGDSSSSSSSSSSSSSSESEPSSESESSSDSEEERAHRLAELQDQLRAVHEQLAALSQGPIVKNKKKREKKDKKEKKKKKKPEKRSRGRPSTAVGCEDWEMPTIKPVRTPKSKSSSRSSAPASSQGKRGPGKKGSKNTKKSQASTMPYYAPPAFSMLPHYDSEEEEETTPMSYDEKRQLSLDINKLPGEKLGRVVHIIQSREPSLRDTNPEEIEIDFETLKPSTLRELERYVMSCLRKKPRKPYVKKGGPGKSREELALEKKSELERRLQDVSGQLNSGKKPQKPKAEKLSGVEPHAQPSRLSGSSSSSDSSSSSSSSSSDTSESDSG; this comes from the exons ATGGAAACGGCCGTTAACCCGCCCCTTGACAG CAGCTCTCTGGGAGTGGTGGGGCTGTCTGGCGGCGGGATGGAGCACCATGCCTCGGGCCAAGGCAAGCGCATGCGGAAGCCCTCGCTGCTGTATGAAGGCTTTGAGAGCCCTCAGCTACCGTACGCGCCGCCCCCTCCCCCGGTCCAGCCCCCCGTCAGGGACCCCGGCCGGCAGGGCTGCATGACCAACCAGCTGCAGTTCCTCCAGAAGGCTATGATCAAGTCCCTGTGGAGGCACCATTTTGCCTGGCCATTCCATGAGCCAGTGGATGCCTTCAGACTCAACCTCCCA GATTATCACAAGATCATCAAGCAGCCCATGGACATGGGAACCATCAAGAAGCGGCTGGAGAACAACTACTATCGCAGCGCCAGTGAGTGCATGCAGGACTTCAACACCATGTTCACCAACTGCTACATCTACAACAAG cccACAGATGACATAGTGCTGATGGCCCAGTCCCTGGAGAAGGTGTTCCTGCAGAAGGTGGCCCAGATGCCCCAGGAGGAGATTGAGCTGCCCCCTCCTGCCCCCAGGGGCAAACCGGGCAAGCCTGGCAAAGGAGGCCGCAAATCCAACG CGTCAAAAGCTCACCAGGTCCCTGCAGTGTCCCAGTCAGCATACTCCTCCTCTGACACGGGTGACTCAGACACCCCCCCTCTGACCATGCTGCCCAAGAGTCTGCCCCCCACACAGCTGCTGAGCCTGCCCCCCACACTGCCCACCGCTAAG AAGAAGGGAGTGAAGCGGAAGGCGGACACCACCACTCCCTCCAACATGATGACCATGCCCCTGGCTGTAGGAGGGGGTCGGATGGTGGGCCTGGGGAAAGGAGGCCACGGGCAAGGCCTGAGCCAtgacccctccaccctctccctcacctccctggGGGACATGGACCCCCCTCCCAGCCTGGTTAGAGGACCCATGGGCCCAGGGGGTCCCGTTCTGCTCCAGCCCATGATGGCTGGAGGCGGGAAGACCCTGGCTCGGCGCGGTGGCAGTGGACGCCCCATCAAGCCCCCCAAGAAAGACCTGCCGGACTCTGTGCAGCCAAAGGCGCCACGGCGGGCCAAGCTGAGTCAACAGCTGCGTTACTGTAGCAGCGTGCTGAAGGATCTGCTGTCCAAGAAACACGCGGCCTACGCCTGGCCCTTCTACAAGCCCGTGGACGCCTCGGCCCTGGGCCTGCACGACTACCACGACATCATCAAGTGCCCCATGGACCTCAGCAACATCAAG AGGAGGATGGACAGTCGGGAGTACAGGGATTCGCAGCAGTTTTCCGCTGACGTCCGACTCATGTTCTCCAACTGCTACAAATACAACCCCCCCGACCATGACGTAGTGGGCATGGCCCGCAAGCTGCAG GACGTGTTCGAGTTCCGCTTTGCCAAGATGCCCGACGAGCCCCTCCAGCAGGCTCCTCCCAAGTCCCGAGGCATGGGCGGTGGCATGGGCACTCACGCTCACGGCGGCGGTGACTCCTCGTcttcgtcgtcatcgtcgtcctcctcctcctcgtcggAGAGCGAGCccagcagcgagagcgagagcAGCTCTGACAGCGAGGAGGAGCGAGCACACCGCCTGGCCGAGTTACAGGACCAG CTCCGAGCCGTACACGAGCAGTTGGCAGCCCTCTCCCAGGGCCCAATTGTcaagaacaagaagaagagagagaagaaagacaagaaggagaaaaagaagaagaagaagccggAGAAGCGAAGCCGAGGACGGCCCAGCACGGCGGTAGGCTGTGAGGACTGGGAGATGCCGACGATAAAGCCGGTGAGGACTCCGAAGAGTAAATCCAGTAGCAGGAGCTCAGCTCCCGCCTCCTCACAGGGCAAGAGAGGCCCTGGCAAGAAGGGCAGCAA AAACACCAAGAAGTCCCAGGCTTCTACCATGCCCTACTACGCCCCGCCGGCATTCTCCATGCTGCCCCACTATGActccgaggaggaggaggagacgactcCCATGTCATACGACGAGAAGCGCCAGCTGAGCCTGGACATCAACAAGCTGCCCGGCGAAAAGCTGGGCCGTGTTGTCCACATCATCCAGTCCCGCGAGCCCTCGCTGCGCGACACCAACCCCGAGGAGATCGAGATCGACTTTGAGACGCTCAAGCCGTCAACGCTGCGCGAGCTGGAGCGCTACGTCATGTCGTGCCTGAGGAAGAAGCCCCGTAAGCCCTATG TGAAGAAAGGGGGCCCCGGCAAGTCCAGAGAGGAACTGGCCCTGGAGAAGAAGAGTGAGCTGGAGAGGAGGCTGCAGGATGTCAGCGGACAGCTCAACTCTGGCAAGAAACCCCAGAAACCCAAGG CGGAGAAGCTCAGTGGCGTGGAGCCTCACGCCCAGCCCTCCCGCCTCAGCGGCAGCAGCTCCAGCTCggactcttcctcctcctcgtcatcctcctcctctgacaCCAGTGAATCAGACTCTGGTTGA
- the LOC124005446 gene encoding bromodomain-containing protein 2-like isoform X2 encodes METAVNPPLDSSLGVVGLSGGGMEHHASGQGKRMRKPSLLYEGFESPQLPYAPPPPPVQPPVRDPGRQGCMTNQLQFLQKAMIKSLWRHHFAWPFHEPVDAFRLNLPDYHKIIKQPMDMGTIKKRLENNYYRSASECMQDFNTMFTNCYIYNKPTDDIVLMAQSLEKVFLQKVAQMPQEEIELPPPAPRGKPGKPGKGGRKSNASKAHQVPAVSQSAYSSSDTGDSDTPPLTMLPKSLPPTQLLSLPPTLPTAKKKGVKRKADTTTPSNMMTMPLAVGGGRMVGLGKGGHGQGLSHDPSTLSLTSLGDMDPPPSLVRGPMGPGGPVLLQPMMAGGGKTLARRGGSGRPIKPPKKDLPDSVQPKAPRRAKLSQQLRYCSSVLKDLLSKKHAAYAWPFYKPVDASALGLHDYHDIIKCPMDLSNIKRRMDSREYRDSQQFSADVRLMFSNCYKYNPPDHDVVGMARKLQDVFEFRFAKMPDEPLQQAPPKSRGMGGGMGTHAHGGGDSSSSSSSSSSSSSSESEPSSESESSSDSEEERAHRLAELQDQVCTQLRAVHEQLAALSQGPIVKNKKKREKKDKKEKKKKKKPEKRSRGRPSTAVGCEDWEMPTIKPVRTPKSKSSSRSSAPASSQGKRGPGKKGSNFPLPRNTKKSQASTMPYYAPPAFSMLPHYDSEEEEETTPMSYDEKRQLSLDINKLPGEKLGRVVHIIQSREPSLRDTNPEEIEIDFETLKPSTLRELERYVMSCLRKKPRKPYVKKGGPGKSREELALEKKSELERRLQDVSGQLNSGKKPQKPKAEKLSGVEPHAQPSRLSGSSSSSDSSSSSSSSSSDTSESDSG; translated from the exons ATGGAAACGGCCGTTAACCCGCCCCTTGACAG CTCTCTGGGAGTGGTGGGGCTGTCTGGCGGCGGGATGGAGCACCATGCCTCGGGCCAAGGCAAGCGCATGCGGAAGCCCTCGCTGCTGTATGAAGGCTTTGAGAGCCCTCAGCTACCGTACGCGCCGCCCCCTCCCCCGGTCCAGCCCCCCGTCAGGGACCCCGGCCGGCAGGGCTGCATGACCAACCAGCTGCAGTTCCTCCAGAAGGCTATGATCAAGTCCCTGTGGAGGCACCATTTTGCCTGGCCATTCCATGAGCCAGTGGATGCCTTCAGACTCAACCTCCCA GATTATCACAAGATCATCAAGCAGCCCATGGACATGGGAACCATCAAGAAGCGGCTGGAGAACAACTACTATCGCAGCGCCAGTGAGTGCATGCAGGACTTCAACACCATGTTCACCAACTGCTACATCTACAACAAG cccACAGATGACATAGTGCTGATGGCCCAGTCCCTGGAGAAGGTGTTCCTGCAGAAGGTGGCCCAGATGCCCCAGGAGGAGATTGAGCTGCCCCCTCCTGCCCCCAGGGGCAAACCGGGCAAGCCTGGCAAAGGAGGCCGCAAATCCAACG CGTCAAAAGCTCACCAGGTCCCTGCAGTGTCCCAGTCAGCATACTCCTCCTCTGACACGGGTGACTCAGACACCCCCCCTCTGACCATGCTGCCCAAGAGTCTGCCCCCCACACAGCTGCTGAGCCTGCCCCCCACACTGCCCACCGCTAAG AAGAAGGGAGTGAAGCGGAAGGCGGACACCACCACTCCCTCCAACATGATGACCATGCCCCTGGCTGTAGGAGGGGGTCGGATGGTGGGCCTGGGGAAAGGAGGCCACGGGCAAGGCCTGAGCCAtgacccctccaccctctccctcacctccctggGGGACATGGACCCCCCTCCCAGCCTGGTTAGAGGACCCATGGGCCCAGGGGGTCCCGTTCTGCTCCAGCCCATGATGGCTGGAGGCGGGAAGACCCTGGCTCGGCGCGGTGGCAGTGGACGCCCCATCAAGCCCCCCAAGAAAGACCTGCCGGACTCTGTGCAGCCAAAGGCGCCACGGCGGGCCAAGCTGAGTCAACAGCTGCGTTACTGTAGCAGCGTGCTGAAGGATCTGCTGTCCAAGAAACACGCGGCCTACGCCTGGCCCTTCTACAAGCCCGTGGACGCCTCGGCCCTGGGCCTGCACGACTACCACGACATCATCAAGTGCCCCATGGACCTCAGCAACATCAAG AGGAGGATGGACAGTCGGGAGTACAGGGATTCGCAGCAGTTTTCCGCTGACGTCCGACTCATGTTCTCCAACTGCTACAAATACAACCCCCCCGACCATGACGTAGTGGGCATGGCCCGCAAGCTGCAG GACGTGTTCGAGTTCCGCTTTGCCAAGATGCCCGACGAGCCCCTCCAGCAGGCTCCTCCCAAGTCCCGAGGCATGGGCGGTGGCATGGGCACTCACGCTCACGGCGGCGGTGACTCCTCGTcttcgtcgtcatcgtcgtcctcctcctcctcgtcggAGAGCGAGCccagcagcgagagcgagagcAGCTCTGACAGCGAGGAGGAGCGAGCACACCGCCTGGCCGAGTTACAGGACCAGGTGTGTACACAG CTCCGAGCCGTACACGAGCAGTTGGCAGCCCTCTCCCAGGGCCCAATTGTcaagaacaagaagaagagagagaagaaagacaagaaggagaaaaagaagaagaagaagccggAGAAGCGAAGCCGAGGACGGCCCAGCACGGCGGTAGGCTGTGAGGACTGGGAGATGCCGACGATAAAGCCGGTGAGGACTCCGAAGAGTAAATCCAGTAGCAGGAGCTCAGCTCCCGCCTCCTCACAGGGCAAGAGAGGCCCTGGCAAGAAGGGCAGCAA CTTCCCTCTCCCTAGAAACACCAAGAAGTCCCAGGCTTCTACCATGCCCTACTACGCCCCGCCGGCATTCTCCATGCTGCCCCACTATGActccgaggaggaggaggagacgactcCCATGTCATACGACGAGAAGCGCCAGCTGAGCCTGGACATCAACAAGCTGCCCGGCGAAAAGCTGGGCCGTGTTGTCCACATCATCCAGTCCCGCGAGCCCTCGCTGCGCGACACCAACCCCGAGGAGATCGAGATCGACTTTGAGACGCTCAAGCCGTCAACGCTGCGCGAGCTGGAGCGCTACGTCATGTCGTGCCTGAGGAAGAAGCCCCGTAAGCCCTATG TGAAGAAAGGGGGCCCCGGCAAGTCCAGAGAGGAACTGGCCCTGGAGAAGAAGAGTGAGCTGGAGAGGAGGCTGCAGGATGTCAGCGGACAGCTCAACTCTGGCAAGAAACCCCAGAAACCCAAGG CGGAGAAGCTCAGTGGCGTGGAGCCTCACGCCCAGCCCTCCCGCCTCAGCGGCAGCAGCTCCAGCTCggactcttcctcctcctcgtcatcctcctcctctgacaCCAGTGAATCAGACTCTGGTTGA